The genomic DNA GCGTAAAAAAAATCAACTTTTTTTCATTTTTTTTGAAAAAAGTTCGAACCATCCGTAAAAGCTACATGATATTAACACAATATTAACATTTAAAATTAGTCATCAAAACCGATTAGACTATTTCTTAATACACCTACGCAATTTCGAATAGTAAAAATTACATACAATACTTTTTTATAACCGGTATACGAGCCAACACCCATATAACAGCAAAGCTTAAAATAAAAGTCACTATTGAACGAAGCGGTATTGCAATGACTGGATTGATAGCAGTTACCGTAAAGCCGATCCTTGAAAAGACAATATTAAAGAAATCATGTACCAAATACATTCCAAATGAATATTTTGAAAACAAAATAATTATCCTTTTAGTACGTTCTGAAAAGTCTTTATTTATAAAATAATCTTTGATAAATACATAAACCGCTACAGCCTGAATCGCAACATTAGGTCTAAAATTACCATAAAGTAATTCATTTGCTTTTCCCATTTTGCAACTAACAAGGAACGTCCCGATTATTTGAAAAACAAGAGATAATCCAGTCAATACATAAATCCATTTTTTTACACGGTGCGATAAATCATACCTAAACAAGTAATACCCTAGAATAAAATATCCGGCAAAACCCATCAATTCTTTTATACTAAAAGAAATCTTCAGTCGATCATCAACTAGTATCAAGACACCTTGAAGTAACGGCAACAAGGAGCCAAATAAAAAATACAAGATGAAGAGATAGTG from Fibrobacter sp. UWB16 includes the following:
- a CDS encoding acyltransferase; the encoded protein is MFGHAWYHLWLLYMIIGLYILVPLIRVFTTYATKKQYHYLFILYFLFGSLLPLLQGVLILVDDRLKISFSIKELMGFAGYFILGYYLFRYDLSHRVKKWIYVLTGLSLVFQIIGTFLVSCKMGKANELLYGNFRPNVAIQAVAVYVFIKDYFINKDFSERTKRIIILFSKYSFGMYLVHDFFNIVFSRIGFTVTAINPVIAIPLRSIVTFILSFAVIWVLARIPVIKKYCM